One part of the Pithys albifrons albifrons isolate INPA30051 chromosome 21, PitAlb_v1, whole genome shotgun sequence genome encodes these proteins:
- the RPL23A gene encoding large ribosomal subunit protein uL23 — protein sequence MAPKAKKEAVPPKTEAKAKALKAKKAVLKGVHSHKKKKIRTSPTFRRPKTLRLRRQPKYPRKSAPRRNKLDHYAIIKFPLTTESAMKKIEDNNTLVFIVDVKANKHQIKQAVKKLYDIDVAKVNTLIRPDGEKKAYVRLAPDYDALDVANKIGII from the exons ATGGCGCCCAAGGCGAAGAAGGAGG CTGTGCCTCCGAAGACAGAGGCGAAGGCAAAGGCGCTGAAGGCCAAGAAGGCTGTTCTAAAGGGGGTGCACAGCCACAAGAAGAAGAAGATCCGCACGTCGCCCACATTCCGCAGGCCCAAGACCCTGCGGCTGCGCAGGCAGCCCAAGTACCCCCGGAAGAGCGCCCCGCGGAGAAACAA GCTGGACCATTACGCCATTATCAAGTTCCCTCTGACCACAGAATCGGCGATGAAGAAGATCGAGGATAACAACACCCTGGTGTTCATTGTCGATGTCAAGGCAAACAAGCACCAGATCAAACAGGCTGTGAAAAAGCTCTATGATATCGATGTGGCCAAGGTCAACACACTGATTAG gccTGATGGGGAGAAGAAGGCCTATGTCAGACTGGCTCCAGACTACGATGCGCTGGATGTGGCCAACAAG ATTGGAATCATCTAA
- the LOC139681469 gene encoding adenine phosphoribosyltransferase-like yields MDLCHVPAAREKGWYLALMAPNIKGPNYAWLDPSRLYCHPQGLQDCVADLLQPFQGDPIDMVAGIDAMGFILGAAAAAVLQKGFLAIRKAGHLCVQTLAQPYTDYSGRDKVMEVRTDAISPGLRILLVDQWVETGGTMRAAIELVERLGGVVAGVAAICIEDSAGGRWIRGRYKCSHCVPPCLQPRFDHHQFGWD; encoded by the exons ATGGACCTGTGCCACGTCCCTGCCGCCCGGGAGAAGGGCTGGTACCTGGCGCTGATGGCCCCCAACATCAAGGGTCCCAACTATGCCTGGCTGGACCCCTCCCGGCTCTACTGCCACCCGCAA GGCTTGCAGGACTGTGTGGCCGACCTGCTGCAGCCCTTCCAGGGAGATCCCATCGACATGGTGGCTGGCATTGATGCCATGGGCTTCATTCTGG gtgctgccGCTGCAGCCGTGCTGCAGAAAGGCTTCCTGGCCATCCGCAAAGCCGGGCACCTCTGTGTgcagacactggcacagccctACACTGACTACTCGGGCCGAGACAAGGTGATGGAGGTCCGCACCGATGCCATCTCGCCAG GTCTGCGCATTCTTCTTGTGGACCAGTGGGTTGAAACTGGGGGCACCATGCGAGCAGCCATTGAGCTGGTGGAGCGGCTGGGGGGGGTCGTTGCAG GTGTCGCTGCCATCTGCATCGAGGACAGCGCAGGTGGGCGGTGGATCCGGGGGCGCTACAAGTGCTCCCACTGCGTCcccccctgcctgcagccccgCTTCGACCACCACCAGTTTGGCTGGGACTGA
- the PROCA1 gene encoding protein PROCA1, with product MCAPGLLCLLLLLPLAAAPGAAPPGRPRARRGLTYPGTLWCGAGSNADSYEQLGEHRDTDRCCRDHDHCQHVIHPFTARYGYRNLRWHTISHCDCDHRLKQCLRRVNDTASRVVGQAFFNVLQVPCFEFTFREECVEPYLYIWCRVYNTVAVAVPREPVLYEFGGELIDRAASPREVPLSPPWHGVGGGVPPLDHHTEMGLKSTKKERKGKKKDKKKKGKGLKKKSLSEKSHPAAAAPADPSVSQGTQALLPSLGEASNTILSDAPVQGGLGREPVLATPSPVPTASGKGRRKERNRKKRLKSKVEFKPTRES from the exons ATGTGCGCCCcggggctgctctgcctcctcctcctcctcccgctgGCAGCCGCCCCCGGAGCGGCCCCGCCGGGacggccccgcgcccgccgcgggCTCACCtaccctgggacactgtggtGCGGCGCGGGCAGCAACGCGGATAGCTACGAACAGCTGG GGGAGCACCGGGACACGGATCGGTGCTGCCGGGACCACGACCACTGCCAGCATGTCATCCACCCCTTCACGGCGCGCTACGGGTACCGCAACCTGCGCTGGCACACCATCAGCCACTGTGACTGCGACCACAG gttgAAGCAGTGCCTGCGGCGGGTGAACGACACGGCCTCTCGGGTGGTGGGCCAGGCCTTCTTTAACGTCCTCCAGGTGCCCTGCTTTGAGTTCACCTTCAGGGAGGAGTGTGTGGAGCCCTACCTGTATATCTG GTGCCGGGTGTACAACACGGTGGCCGTGGCGGTGCCCAGGGAGCCGGTGCTCTATGAATTTGGGGGGGAGCTCATCGACCGGGCAGCGAGTCCCAGGGAGGTCCCTCTGAGCCCCCCATGGCACGGTGTGGGGGGAGGAGTCCCGCCCTTGGATCATCACACTGAGATGGGCCTCAAGTCAAccaagaaagagaggaaggggaagaagaaagacaagaaaaagaagggaaaaggtctgaaaaagaaaagcctttctgAGAAGAGccatcctgcagctgctgccccagctgaccCCTCTGTGAGCCAGGGcacccaggctctgctgccatccTTGGGGGAAGCATCCAACACCATCCTGAGTGATGCCCCAGTGCAGGGGGGCTTGGGCAGGGAGCCAGTGCTGGCCACTCCATCCCCGGTACCCACTGCcagtgggaaggggaggaggaaggaaaggaacagaaaaaagagGCTGAAAAGCAAAGTGGAGTTCAAGCCCACAAGAGagtcctga
- the RAB34 gene encoding ras-related protein Rab-34, with the protein MNVLAPVRRDRVIAGLPPCFRKEAALHTRPAFHPTVGSACQEQRTGTVGFKISKIIVVGDLSVGKTCLINRFCKDTFDKNYKATIGVDFEMERFEVLGVPFSLQLWDTAGQERFKCIASTYYRGAQAIVIVFDVNDVASLEHTRQWLADALKENDPSNVILFLVGSKKDLSTPAQYSLMEKDALRVAQEMQAEYWAVSSLTGENVRDFFFRVAALTFESSVLAELERSSTRRIGDTVRISSNESDLYLSTPRKKPKCCQ; encoded by the exons ATGAACGTGCTGGCTCCGGTCCGCAGGGACAGGGTGATCGCCGGCCTGCCCCCG TGCTTTCGGAAAGAGGCCGCCCTGCACACCCGCCCCGCCTTCCACCCCACCGTGGGCAGCGCCTGCCAGGAGCAGCGCACCGGCACCGTGGG CTTtaagatctccaagatcatcgtGGTGGGAGACCTTTCAGTGGGGAAGACTTGCCTGATCAACCG CTTTTGCAAGGACACATTTGACAAGAACTACAAGGCGACCATCGGGGTGGATTTCGAGATGGAGCGGTTTGAGGTGCTGGGGGTGCCCTTCAGCCTTCAGCT gtGGGACACGGCTGGCCAGGAGCGCTTCAAGTGCATCGCCTCCACCTACTACAGGGGAGCACAAG CCATCGTGATTGTCTTCGATGTCAATGATGTGGCATCCCTGGAGCACACACG GCAGTGGTTGGCTGATGCCCTGAAGGAGAACGACCCATCCAACGTGATCCTCTTCTTGGTGGGCTCCAAGAAGGATCTGAGT ACGCCGGCGCAGTACAGCCTGATGGAGAAGGACGCGCTCAGGGTGGCCCAGGAGATGCAGGCGGAGTACTGGGCTGTCTCCTCACTCACTG GGGAGAACGTGCGGGATTTCTTCTTCCGTGTGGCGGCCCTGACCTTCGAGAGCAGCGTGTTGGCCGAGCTGGAGCGCAGCAGCACCCGCAGGATCGGCGACACCGTGC GGATCAGCAGCAATGAGAGCGACCTGTACCTGTCGACTCCCCGCAAGAAACCCAAGTGCTGCCAGTGA
- the TLCD1 gene encoding TLC domain-containing protein 1 — protein sequence MGPGGRAGSAALVGGSVAIFAALRRLALALPRPAAVRSRPGRLWRWRNLLVSFAHSVLAGLWALLSLWHYPELLSDIQDGYSVSGHLLVCFSSGYFIHDTLDIIFNHQSRSSWEYLVHHAMAISAFTSLIITGRFLVAAMLLLLVEVSNIFLTIRMLLKMSNVPSPALYEANKYLNLVIYFAFRLAPQAYLTWYFLRYVEVQGQGAFLTANLLLLDAMILMYFSRLLRSDFFPSLHKGAAGRDVDGEKFLID from the exons ATGGGCCCGGGCGGGCGCGCGGGTTCGGCGGCGCTGGTGGGCGGCAGCGTGGCGATCTTCGCGGCGCTGCGCCGCCTGGCCCTGGCGctgccccggcccgccgccgtgcgctcccggcccggccgcctCTGGCGCTGGCGGAACCTCCTGGTCTCTTTCGCACACTCCGTGCTGGCCGGGCTATGGGCCCTCCTCAG CCTCTGGCACTACCCGGAGCTGCTCTCCGACATCCAGGACGGTTACAGCGTCTCAGGGCACCTGCTGGTCTGCTTCTCCTCAG GCTACTTCATCCATGACACCCTTGACATCATCTTCAACCATCAGTCCCGCTCGTCCTGGGAGTACCTGGTGCACCATGCCATG GCCATCTCTGCCTTCACGTCGCTCATCATCACGGGCCGCTTCCTGGTGGCAgcgatgctgctgctgctggtggaggtGAGCAACATCTTCCTCACCATCCGCATGCTGCTGAAGATGAGCAACGTGCCTTCCCCGGCGCTCTACGAGGCCAACAAGTACCTCAACCTGGTGATCTACTTTGCCTTCCGCCTGGCACCCCAGGCTTACCTCACCTGGTACTTCCTCCGCTACGTGGAGGTGCAGGGCCAGGGTGCCTTCCTCACTGCCAACCTCCTGCTGCTCGATGCCATGATCCTCATGTACTTCTCCCGCCTTCTCCGCTCCgactttttcccctccctgcacaAGGGCGCTGCGGGGAGAGACGTGGACGGTGAGAAGTTTCTGATAGACTGA